The Deltaproteobacteria bacterium genome includes a region encoding these proteins:
- a CDS encoding tetratricopeptide repeat protein, whose product MEKAAPALHEKPETRGAGTWMLPAGLDSILRPACLALLVLALFWPAFFYDFANYDDLDTVSSNPFIGDLGPGGLKRIFTFFSLKSFYPVRLLSVAIDYKFWGLDPRGYHATNVFIHLLSTLLAYALFIRLKKSGGPLDAGGRRAAFWAAALFGLHPSVVDSVAWISGREELLMLLFLLCALHVHIYALRARGPARFLLFVLTAYLAAFSCLSNILGVAVAPLALSMSFLVFGQRRTARLLTETWHLWLVALAAFFIKLVSLGIYDQSTQAILFPYVPSAIKNAGHLIGRGFAEQAATLDAIERARLVVSLFGSNLFQVLFPARLPVMYENVYPGSFFTPRMLIGFLALALAAFAFRMARKKPLALFGLAWFLISLLPSAQIIPHHIFRADRFLYLPLVGFGLFASVMAHEAEKPAARRWAGALFVLWAAALSARAAVHLPVWSDALTLHSYCVSQSPNNALVRRYLGVEYARLCLYDEALVHLKEAVRLAPERNEFWSIVFNTYVRSGRLAEAEDFARQGTVKAPENHVRWNDLGMILAMRKKQEEALKAFEKALSINPDDDTVNLNKGCLLFDMGKSAQAMEHLRKALKSNPKNSVALFRLGEALESQGQKDEAVQHYREAVRWAPGYLPPRRRLKELESQGPAHESAVSAKNGSPA is encoded by the coding sequence ATGGAAAAAGCCGCGCCAGCCCTTCACGAAAAGCCGGAAACACGGGGCGCCGGAACCTGGATGCTTCCGGCAGGGCTTGACTCCATTCTGCGCCCCGCCTGCCTCGCCCTTCTGGTGCTGGCCCTTTTCTGGCCCGCCTTTTTCTACGATTTCGCCAATTACGACGACCTGGACACCGTAAGCTCCAACCCCTTCATAGGGGACCTGGGACCGGGCGGCTTGAAACGCATCTTCACCTTCTTTTCCCTCAAGAGCTTCTATCCGGTAAGGCTCCTTTCAGTAGCCATCGATTATAAATTCTGGGGGCTCGATCCAAGAGGCTATCACGCCACCAACGTCTTCATTCACCTTTTAAGCACCCTTCTCGCCTACGCCCTTTTCATCCGGCTGAAAAAATCGGGCGGCCCCCTCGATGCAGGAGGGCGAAGGGCCGCCTTCTGGGCCGCCGCACTTTTCGGGCTTCACCCCTCGGTGGTGGATTCCGTGGCCTGGATTTCGGGCCGCGAGGAGCTTCTGATGCTCCTTTTTCTCCTCTGTGCCCTCCACGTCCACATTTACGCCCTAAGGGCCAGGGGACCGGCCCGGTTCCTGCTTTTCGTACTCACCGCATACCTGGCCGCATTTTCGTGCCTTTCCAACATCCTGGGCGTGGCGGTGGCCCCCCTGGCGCTTTCCATGTCATTCCTGGTTTTCGGCCAGAGGCGGACCGCAAGGCTTCTGACCGAGACCTGGCACCTGTGGCTCGTGGCCCTTGCCGCCTTTTTCATAAAGCTGGTGTCCCTTGGGATTTACGACCAGTCCACCCAGGCGATTCTCTTTCCCTACGTGCCTTCGGCGATAAAAAACGCGGGACACCTGATCGGCAGGGGATTCGCCGAACAGGCCGCCACCCTGGATGCCATAGAGCGCGCGCGGCTGGTGGTAAGCCTTTTCGGGTCCAACCTGTTTCAGGTGCTTTTTCCCGCAAGGCTTCCGGTGATGTACGAAAACGTCTATCCGGGCTCCTTTTTCACCCCCCGGATGCTCATCGGCTTCCTTGCCCTGGCGCTGGCCGCCTTCGCCTTCCGCATGGCCCGCAAAAAGCCCCTGGCCCTTTTCGGCCTTGCCTGGTTCCTCATAAGCCTTCTTCCCTCGGCCCAGATCATCCCCCACCACATCTTCCGGGCGGACAGGTTTCTGTACCTGCCCCTTGTGGGATTCGGCCTTTTCGCCTCGGTAATGGCCCATGAGGCCGAAAAGCCTGCGGCCCGCCGGTGGGCGGGGGCCTTGTTCGTTCTTTGGGCCGCCGCCCTGTCCGCAAGGGCCGCAGTCCACCTTCCGGTATGGTCCGACGCCCTCACGCTGCACAGCTACTGCGTGTCCCAAAGCCCCAATAACGCCCTGGTGCGCCGCTATCTGGGCGTTGAGTACGCCCGGCTTTGCCTGTATGACGAGGCGCTTGTCCACCTCAAGGAGGCGGTGAGGCTCGCCCCCGAACGCAACGAGTTCTGGAGCATAGTGTTCAACACCTATGTAAGGAGCGGAAGGCTTGCGGAGGCCGAGGACTTCGCCCGCCAGGGAACGGTGAAGGCTCCGGAGAACCATGTGAGGTGGAACGATTTGGGCATGATACTGGCCATGCGGAAAAAGCAGGAAGAAGCGCTCAAGGCCTTTGAAAAGGCCCTGTCCATAAACCCCGATGACGACACCGTGAATCTGAATAAGGGCTGCCTGCTGTTTGACATGGGAAAAAGTGCGCAGGCGATGGAGCATCTGCGGAAAGCGCTCAAATCCAACCCCAAAAACAGCGTCGCCCTTTTCCGGCTTGGAGAGGCGCTGGAGTCCCAAGGCCAAAAGGACGAAGCCGTACAGCATTACCGCGAGGCCGTCCGATGGGCTCCGGGCTACCTTCCCCCCCGCAGGCGCCTGAAGGAGCTGGAATCCCAGGGGCCCGCCCACGAAAGCGCCGTCTCCGCGAAAAACGGGAGCCCGGCATGA